The following proteins come from a genomic window of Oncorhynchus clarkii lewisi isolate Uvic-CL-2024 chromosome 23, UVic_Ocla_1.0, whole genome shotgun sequence:
- the LOC139381549 gene encoding zinc finger protein 11-like, with amino-acid sequence MERRIHGGKGPPLPLPSLRLMVPPLRLVSAAIWQTIQQRHVMDYGMLEEFVTMVTEMVPELLNLRQRAQLILGLRARLVLELCRSKPITDLQTIQPHLDRIQTLTPLWGTQATDAEVGLSESNFLGLVQTLLKDPDEREHFFQDVFPVEFGPSYDAAIQNLMWQFLSRLEKLLPMSNFQQASSLLGDVPSVLEECVESVSHPQQLKTLLQYHRDLGPLDNHDHPSSTDGDCILSALCLPPVERVVIATEVEKEGKSMDVKEREEGMDSRSGECEKTKRSSVSEEAAEDADQVRERDPEYETVMVIGEDGIEKPFKLLKKDPQKKEETHDQKCRTTVKPGQKISIGVSKVIMSSMIQKPSVDLQGVVIANVTQTPKSSPKVGRAKRSLERRTCKVCGKVVQRPAVLRKHMVTHTGDWPYQCPTCKKIYKTLGSFQEHTEKCVFPIEETPEESEPSISVMQYKGLMLKKILPRPPGQKVAQNEKKQKRIVCKTCPVCGKTLATSSSMKRHQIIHTEPKKCRVCEQVFPNPSELKIHMESHPKKGIHQCSNCERTFKHDYSVKAHEEACLFLSRQQGELGECSGLPATGQTDPGPSGSTHQQSVTCEAEILQLSATLSKQNSAFTYMHSVEGSSARAKRSLERRTCKVCGKVVQRPAVLRKHMVTHTGDWPYRCPTCKKIYKTLRSFQKHIERCVFPIEETPKDSESSSTNATESSSPEPSAPMGSSKRCARCPICHKFILGYLRYHILSHSDERPHACPRCGSKYKFDFVLRRHMRLFCKVKKGEPVELGEKKVHKCNECGKEFGLKSTLTAHKRIHNPLRCAYCRRMFPDQETLAIHKVEHKPVQCTMCEKSFNVIRYLSRHYVDDHQFSGPFRCTYCERSYADLAALIRHQRIHTGGEPPYKCAHCPKKFHFETALVTHQRNHTGEKPCLCWECGKTFQSKGILKSHMNRVHTPQVKRIPCSQCNKVFRDKGQMKMHENVYHKGVRYPCSYCGKGFYSPAPLARHVLIHTGENPYSCTYKECTRVFKSASELRIHMRYHTGERPFKCKDCGKGFVQAHYLTIHRRSHTGEKPYPCLTCDKSFGTSHQLSRHMKTHTGEKPYQCMDCGKAFNRRDRLRTHQDKCHPA; translated from the exons GCGACTGATGCAGAGGTAGGATTATCTGAATCCAACTTCCTGGGGCTGGTTCAAACCCTTCTAAAAGACCCTGATGAGAGAGAACATTTCTTCCAG GATGTTTTTCCTGTAGAATTTGGTCCCAGTTATGACGCAGCCATACAGAATCTCATGTGGCAATTTCTTTCGAGACTTGAGAAGCTACTTCCCATGTCAAACTTCCAACAG GCTTCCTCGCTGCTCGGCGATGTTCCCTCTGTTCTGGAGGAATGTGTTGAGTCCGTGTCTCACCCTCAGCAGCTGAAAACCCTACTTCAGTACCACAGAGACCTTGGCCCGCTGGACAACCATG ACCATCCATCTTCCACCGATGGGGACTGCATTCTCTcagctctctgtcttcctcccgtGGAACGTGTGGTGATTGCAACAGAGGTGGAGAAAGAAGGAAAAAGTATGGAtgtgaaagaaagagaagaggggatggATAGCAGGTCAGGGGAATGTGAGAAAACCAAAAGATCCTCTGTTAGTGAGGAGGCGGCAGAGGATGCTgaccaagtgagagagagagatccggAGTATGAAACAGTGATGGTTATAGGGGAAGATGGGATAGAGAAGCCTTTCAAACTTCTCAAAAAGGACCCCCAAAAGAAAGAGGAAACCCATGATCAAAAATGCAGAACCACAGTCAAACCTGGACAAAAGATAAGCATAGGCGTGTCTAAAGTAATCATGTCCTCCATGATACAAAAGCCCTCGGTGGACCTACAAGGGGTTGTTATCGCTAACGTAACACAGACCCCCAAATCCAGTCCAAAGGTTGGAAGAGCCAAAAGGTCCCTGGAGCGTAGGACATGCAAGGTGTGTGGTAAGGTCGTCCAGCGTCCTGCAGTCTTGAGGAAACACATGGTGACTCACACTGGTGACTGGCCCTATCAATGTCCCACCTGTAAGAAGATTTACAAGACCTTGGGAAGCTTCCAGGAACATACTGAAAAATGTGTCTTTCCTATTGAGGAAACGCCTGAGGAAAGTGAGCCGTCCATATCAGTAATGCAATACAAGGGTCTGATGTTGAAGAAAATTTTACCGCGTCCACCAGGACAAAAAGTAGCCCAaaatgaaaaaaaacaaaaacgcaTTGTCTGCAAGACATGTCCTGTTTGTGGGAAGACTTTAGCCACAAGCTCGAGCATGAAGCGGCATCAGATTATCCACACCGAGCCCAAAAAGTGCAGAGTGTGCGAACAGGTCTTCCCTAACCCTTCCGAACTGAAGATCCACATGGAGTCCCATCCGAAGAAAGGCATCCATCAATGTAGTAACTGTGAGAGGACTTTCAAGCACGATTACAGTGTGAAGGCTCATGAAGAGGCTTGTCTGTTTCTGAGTCGTCAACAAGGGGAGCTTGGAGAGTGCAGTGGTCTTCCAGCTACGGGGCAAACAGACCCAGGGCCATCGGGCAGTACACACCAGCAGAGCGTGACATGTGAAGCAGAAATCCTACAACTCTCTGCCACTCTGAGCAAACAGAATTCTGCCTTCACTTACATGCATTCCGTGGAGGGGTCATCCGCAAGGGCCAAAAGGTCCCTGGAGCGTAGAACATGCAAGGTGTGTGGTAAGGTCGTTCAGCGTCCTGCAGTCTTGAGGAAACACATGGTGACTCACACTGGTGACTGGCCCTATCGATGTCCCACCTGTAAGAAGATTTACAAGACCTTGAGAAGCTTCCAGAAACATATTGAAAGATGTGTCTTTCCTATTGAGGAAACGCCTAAGGACAGTGAGTCGTCCTCCACCAATGCAACCGAATCTTCTTCCCCGGAACCCAGCGCACCTATGGGATCATCCAAACGCTGTGCAAGGTGTCCTATTTGCCATAAATTTATATTGGGATACCTGCGATATCACATTCTATCTCACTCAGATGAGCGCCCACATGCTTGCCCTCGTTGTGGGTCGAAGTACAAGTTTGACTTTGTGTTGAGGAGGCACATGAGACTGTTCTGCAAGGTGAAGAAGGGTGAACCTGTTGAATTAGGGGAAAAGAAAGTCCATAAGTGTAATGAATGTGGTAAGGAATTCGGGCTAAAATCCACACTGACGGCACACAAGCGCATCCACAACCCGCTCCGCTGTGCCTATTGCCGAAGGATGTTCCCAGACCAAGAAACACTTGCAATACACAAGGTAGAGCACAAACCGGTTCAATGCACCATGTGTGAGAAGAGCTTTAATGTGATAAGGTACCTCTCTAGACACTACGTCGATGACCATCAGTTCAGTGGTCCGTTCCGCTGCACCTACTGTGAGAGAAGCTATGCTGATTTAGCAGCTCTCATCAGACACCAGAGGATTCACACTGGCGGGGAGCCCCCATACAAGTGCGCCCACTGTCCAAAGAAGTTCCATTTTGAAACTGCTCTTGTGACACACCAGAGAAATCACACGGGAGAGAAACCATGCCTTTGCTGGGAGTGTGGTAAGACCTTCCAATCCAAGGGGATTCTGAAATCTCACATGAATCGTGTTCACACTCCTCAGGTGAAACGCATCCCTTGTTCCCAGTGTAACAAAGTTTTCAGGGACAAAGGTCAAATGAAAATGCATGAGAATGTTTACCACAAAGGGGTGCGTTACCCGTGTTCCTACTGTGGTAAGGGATTCTACAGCCCTGCCCCATTGGCAAGACACGTGCtgattcacacaggggagaatcCTTATTCCTGCACATATAAGGAGTGTACAAGGGTTTTCAAATCCGCATCTGAACTGAGGATACACATGAGATACCATACTGGAGAGCGGCCATTCAAGTGCAAGGACTGTGGGAAGGGTTTTGTTCAAGCCCATTATCTCACCATACACCGACGAAGTCATACCGGGGAGAAGCCTTATCCATGTCTCACCTGTGACAAGTCCTTCGGCACCTCCCATCAGTTGAGCAGACACATGAAGActcacacgggagagaagcccTACCAATGTATGGATTGCGGGAAAGCTTTCAATCGTAGAGATCGTTTGCGGACTCATCAAGACAAATGCCACCCAGCTTAG
- the LOC139381552 gene encoding ER lumen protein-retaining receptor 2-like yields MNIFRLTGDLSHLAAIIILLLKIWKTRSCAGISGKSQILFALVFTTRYLDLLTSFISLYNTTMKVIYIGCAYATVYLIYTKFKATYDGNHDTFRVEFLVVPVGGLAFLVNHDFSPLEILWTFSIYLESVAILPQLFMISKTGEAETITTHYLFFLGLYRALYLINWIWRFYLEGFFDMIAIVAGVVQTILYCDFFYLYVTKVLKGKKLSLPA; encoded by the exons ATGAACATTTTCAGACTCACCGGCGATCTTTCCCATTTAGCAGCCATCATTATTCTACTTCTAAAAATATGGAAAACCAGGTCCTGTGCCG GTATCTCAGGGAAGAGTCAGATCCTGTTCGCCTTGGTGTTCACCACGCGCTACCTGGACCTGCTCACCTCCTTCATCTCCCTCTACAACACCACCATGAAG GTCATTTACATTGGCTGTGCGTATGCCACCGTGTACCTGATCTACACTAAGTTCAAGGCCACCTACGACGGTAACCATGACACCTTCAGAGTGGAGTTCCTGGTCGTTCCCGTGGGAGGGCTGGCTTTCCTTGTCAACCACGACTTCTCTCCTCTCGAG ATCCTGTGGACATTCTCCATCTACTTGGAGTCGGTGGCCATCTTGCCACAGCTCTTCATGATCAGTAAGACTGGCGAGGCAGAGACTATCACTACCCACTACCTGTTCTTCCTGGGCCTGTACCGGGCCCTGTACCTCATCAACTGGATCTGGCGCTTCTATTTGGAGGGGTTCTTCGACATGATCGCTATCGTGGCCGGTGTTGTTCAGACAATCCTCTATTGCGACTTCTTCTATCTGTACGTAACGAAAG TACTGAAAGGAAAGAAGCTGAGTCTTCCAGCATAA
- the LOC139381800 gene encoding protein-L-histidine N-pros-methyltransferase isoform X2 gives MWTGKYVRSPLARSLFMNMISESEESGQETQEWYKCSPDLLGEVVRPLFVQSHLDQDTQAFLRRSIEKSGWMFTQFYHSFISTVLSPLVSRTSINGFLGRGSMFVFSADQLQQLLRVAPEWRGERLLDLGAGDGGVTEVMGAHFREVYATEVSPPMKWHLQRKKYRLLGIDEWQHTGFQYDLISCLNLLDRCDDPLDLLRGIHRSLVPSTGRLILAAVLPFQPWVEIGGKWQRPREHIKVKGKKWEEQVTNLSNEVFREVGFEVEAVTRLPYLCEGDMYKDYYVLDDAVFVLKPVEE, from the exons ATGTGGACAGGGAAGTACGTGCGCAGTCCACTCGCTCGTTCACTTTTCATGAACATGATAAGCGAAAGCGAAGAATCCGGACAAGAAACCCAAGAG TGGTACAAGTGCTCCCCAGACCTGTTGGGGGAGGTGGTTAGGCCTCTGTTTGTGCAGAGCCATCTGGACCAGGACACCCAGGCTTTTCTGAGACGCAGCATAGAAAAGTCTGGCTGGATGTTCACCCAGTTCTACCACTCCTTCATTTCCACTGTCCTCAGCCCCCTGGTGTCACGCACATCCATCAATGG GTTCCTAGGTCGTGGCTCTATGTTTGTGTTCTCTGCAGATCAGCTCCAGCAGCTGCTTCGCGTCGCCCCCGAGTGGCGAGGGGAGAGACTGCTGGACCTAGGGGCCGGGGATGGGGGCGTCACTGAGGTGATGGGAGCCCACTTCAGAGAGGTCTACGCCACTGAGGTTTCTCCTCCCATGAAGTGGCACCTCCAGAGGAAGAAGTACAG GCTTTTAGGCATTGATGAATGGCAGCATACTGGGTTCCAGTATGACCTGATCAGCTGTCTGAACCTGCTAGACCGCTGTGACGACCCCCTGGATCTCCTCAGGGGCATCCACCGCTCGCTGGTGCCCAGCACGGGAAGACTCATCCTGGCCGCTGTCCTGCCCTTCCAGCCCTGGGTGGAGATAG GTGGGAAGTGGCAGCGCCCTAGAGAGCACATCAAAGTGAAGGGGAAGAAATGGGAGGAGCAAGTCACCAACCTGTCCAATGAGGTGTTCCGGGAAGTGGGGTTTGAGGTGGAGGCAGTGACTCGGCTGCCGTACCTGTGTGAGGGAGACATGTACAAAGATTACTATGTACTGGATGATGCTGTCTTCGTCCTGAAACCTGTGGAGGAGTGA
- the LOC139381800 gene encoding protein-L-histidine N-pros-methyltransferase isoform X1 yields the protein MCHLQLRTLLFVAWVLGYIAVLLGTRKMWTGKYVRSPLARSLFMNMISESEESGQETQEWYKCSPDLLGEVVRPLFVQSHLDQDTQAFLRRSIEKSGWMFTQFYHSFISTVLSPLVSRTSINGFLGRGSMFVFSADQLQQLLRVAPEWRGERLLDLGAGDGGVTEVMGAHFREVYATEVSPPMKWHLQRKKYRLLGIDEWQHTGFQYDLISCLNLLDRCDDPLDLLRGIHRSLVPSTGRLILAAVLPFQPWVEIGGKWQRPREHIKVKGKKWEEQVTNLSNEVFREVGFEVEAVTRLPYLCEGDMYKDYYVLDDAVFVLKPVEE from the exons ATGTGTCATCTACAGCTGAGGACATTGCTTTTTGTAGCGTGGGTGTTGGGATACATCGCCGTTCTGCTCGGTACTAGAAAGATGTGGACAGGGAAGTACGTGCGCAGTCCACTCGCTCGTTCACTTTTCATGAACATGATAAGCGAAAGCGAAGAATCCGGACAAGAAACCCAAGAG TGGTACAAGTGCTCCCCAGACCTGTTGGGGGAGGTGGTTAGGCCTCTGTTTGTGCAGAGCCATCTGGACCAGGACACCCAGGCTTTTCTGAGACGCAGCATAGAAAAGTCTGGCTGGATGTTCACCCAGTTCTACCACTCCTTCATTTCCACTGTCCTCAGCCCCCTGGTGTCACGCACATCCATCAATGG GTTCCTAGGTCGTGGCTCTATGTTTGTGTTCTCTGCAGATCAGCTCCAGCAGCTGCTTCGCGTCGCCCCCGAGTGGCGAGGGGAGAGACTGCTGGACCTAGGGGCCGGGGATGGGGGCGTCACTGAGGTGATGGGAGCCCACTTCAGAGAGGTCTACGCCACTGAGGTTTCTCCTCCCATGAAGTGGCACCTCCAGAGGAAGAAGTACAG GCTTTTAGGCATTGATGAATGGCAGCATACTGGGTTCCAGTATGACCTGATCAGCTGTCTGAACCTGCTAGACCGCTGTGACGACCCCCTGGATCTCCTCAGGGGCATCCACCGCTCGCTGGTGCCCAGCACGGGAAGACTCATCCTGGCCGCTGTCCTGCCCTTCCAGCCCTGGGTGGAGATAG GTGGGAAGTGGCAGCGCCCTAGAGAGCACATCAAAGTGAAGGGGAAGAAATGGGAGGAGCAAGTCACCAACCTGTCCAATGAGGTGTTCCGGGAAGTGGGGTTTGAGGTGGAGGCAGTGACTCGGCTGCCGTACCTGTGTGAGGGAGACATGTACAAAGATTACTATGTACTGGATGATGCTGTCTTCGTCCTGAAACCTGTGGAGGAGTGA